A region from the Lolium perenne isolate Kyuss_39 chromosome 4, Kyuss_2.0, whole genome shotgun sequence genome encodes:
- the LOC127296465 gene encoding beta-hexosaminidase 2 isoform X1 — MAALPYLVLFLLLLRPAATPAARAPPPSSPPPPQPHQKVFVWPKPTSISWPSVAYAPLTPSFSIHAVPPHPSLRHAIAYYTRLIRTERHTPLVPPSNYTLASVPVRVLTISVSEADVPLGPDVDESYTLSVPADSASADISAATPWGAIRGLETFSQLAWAGGGEAAGGQSIVPSGIEISDRPHFTHRGILLDTARNFYPVRDILHTIRAMAFNKLNVFHWHITDAQSFPIVLPTVPSLANLGSYSPAMRYTDKDVRRIVSYAAAFGVRVIPEIDMPAGHTGSWAGAYPEIVTCANKFWAPTAQPALAAEPCTGQLNPLNPKAYSVAQDVLRDLSSLFPDPYLHGGADEVNTACWEDDPVVRRFLSEGGTHDHLLELFVNATRPFMVHELNRTVVYWEDVLVGPKVMVGPTVLPKETTVLQTWNNGAENTKRIVAAGYRAIVSSAAYYYLDCGHGGWVGNDSRYDKQEKETEGAPLFNDPGGTGGSWCAPFKTWQRVYDYDILHGLTEEEATLVLGGEVALWSEQSDAAVLDGRLWPRAAAAAETLWSGNKGASGRKRYANATDRLNDWRYRMVARGIRAEPLQPLWCPLHPGMCNLSQ; from the exons ATGGCAGCGCTGCCGTacctcgtcctcttcctcctgctCCTCCGTCCAGCGGCCACACCCGccgcccgcgcgccgccgccttcgaGTCCTCCTCCGCCGCAGCCGCACCAGAAGGTGTTCGTGTGGCCCAAGCCGACGTCCATCTCCTGGCCGTCCGTCGCGTACGCGCCGCTCACCCCGTCCTTCAGCATCCACGCCGTGCCGCCCCACCCGTCGCTCCGCCACGCCATCGCCTACTACACCCGCCTCATCCGCACCGAGCGCCACACGCCGCTGGTGCCCCCCTCCAACTACACGCTCGCCTCCGTCCCCGTCCGCGTCCTCACCATCTCCGTCTCCGAGGCCGACGTCCCGCTCGGCCCGGACGTCGACGAGTCCTACACGCTCTCCGTCCCCGCCGACTCCGCCTCCGCCGACATCTCCGCGGCCACGCCCTGGGGCGCCATCCGCGGCCTCGAGACCTTCTCCCAGCTCGCCTGGGCCGGCGGCGGCGAAGCCGCGGGCGGCCAGTCCATTGTGCCCAGCGGCATCGAGATCTCCGACCGCCCCCACTTCACCCACCGCGGCATCCTTCTCGACACCGCCCGCAACTTCTACCCGGTTCGCGACATCCTCCACACCATCCGCGCCATGGCGTTCAACAAGCTCAACGTCTTCCACTGGCACATCACTGACGCGCAGTCCTTCCCCatcgtcctccccaccgtcccCAGCCTCGCCAACCTCGGCTCCTACTCCCCCGCCATGCGGTACACCGACAAGGACGTCCGCCGCATTGTCAGCTACGCCGCCGCCTTCGGCGTCCGCGTCATCCCCGAGATCGACATGCCTG CAGGGCACACGGGTTCGTGGGCGGGAGCGTACCCGGAGATCGTCACCTGCGCGAACAAGTTCTGGGCGCCCACGGCGCAGCCGGCGCTGGCGGCGGAGCCCTGCACGGGGCAGCTGAACCCGCTGAACCCCAAGGCGTACAGCGTGGCGCAGGACGTGCTGCGGGACCTGTCGTCCCTGTTCCCGGACCCCTACCTCCACGGCGGCGCCGACGAGGTGAACACGGCGTGCTGGGAGGACGACCCCGTGGTGCGCCGCTTCCTCAGCGAGGGCGGCACGCACGACCACCTCCTGGAGCTGTTCGTCAACGCCACGCGGCCGTTCATGGTGCACGAGCTCAACCGCACGGTGGTGTACTGGGAGGACGTCCTGGTCGGGCCCAAGGTCATGGTGGGGCCGACCGTGCTGCCCAAGGAGACCACCGTGCTGCAGACGTGGAACAACGGCGCCGAGAACACCAAGCGGATCGTCGCCGCCGGGTACCGCGCCATCGTGTCCTCGGCGGCGTACTACTACCTGGACTGCGGCCACGGCGGGTGGGTCGGCAACGACAGCCGGTACGACAAGCAGGAGAAGGAGACCGAGGGCGCGCCGCTCTTCAACGACCCCGGCGGCACGGGCGGGTCCTGGTGCGCGCCGTTCAAGACGTGGCAGCGCGTGTACGACTACGACATCCTGCACGGGCTGACCGAGGAGGAGGCCACGCTGGTGCTGGGCGGCGAGGTGGCGCTGTGGTCGGAGCAGTCGGACGCCGCGGTGCTGGACGGCAGGTTGTGGCCGAGGGCCGCCGCCGCGGCCGAGACGCTCTGGTCCGGGAACAAGGGCGCCAGCGGGAGGAAGCGGTATGCCAATGCTACCGACCGGCTCAACGACTGGAGGTACCGGATGGTGGCGCGCGGCATCCGCGCCGAGCCGCTCCAGCCGCTCTGGTGCCCGCTGCACCCTGGCATGTGCAACCTCTCGCAGTAG
- the LOC127296465 gene encoding beta-hexosaminidase 2 isoform X2, which translates to MAALPYLVLFLLLLRPAATPAARAPPPSSPPPPQPHQKVFVWPKPTSISWPSVAYAPLTPSFSIHAVPPHPSLRHAIAYYTRLIRTERHTPLVPPSNYTLASVPVRVLTISVSEADVPLGPDVDESYTLSVPADSASADISAATPWGAIRGLETFSQLAWAGGGEAAGGQSIVPSGIEISDRPHFTHRGILLDTARNFYPVRDILHTIRAMAFNKLNVFHWHITDAQSFPIVLPTVPSLANLGSYSPAMRYTDKDVRRIVSYAAAFGVRVIPEIDMPGHTGSWAGAYPEIVTCANKFWAPTAQPALAAEPCTGQLNPLNPKAYSVAQDVLRDLSSLFPDPYLHGGADEVNTACWEDDPVVRRFLSEGGTHDHLLELFVNATRPFMVHELNRTVVYWEDVLVGPKVMVGPTVLPKETTVLQTWNNGAENTKRIVAAGYRAIVSSAAYYYLDCGHGGWVGNDSRYDKQEKETEGAPLFNDPGGTGGSWCAPFKTWQRVYDYDILHGLTEEEATLVLGGEVALWSEQSDAAVLDGRLWPRAAAAAETLWSGNKGASGRKRYANATDRLNDWRYRMVARGIRAEPLQPLWCPLHPGMCNLSQ; encoded by the exons ATGGCAGCGCTGCCGTacctcgtcctcttcctcctgctCCTCCGTCCAGCGGCCACACCCGccgcccgcgcgccgccgccttcgaGTCCTCCTCCGCCGCAGCCGCACCAGAAGGTGTTCGTGTGGCCCAAGCCGACGTCCATCTCCTGGCCGTCCGTCGCGTACGCGCCGCTCACCCCGTCCTTCAGCATCCACGCCGTGCCGCCCCACCCGTCGCTCCGCCACGCCATCGCCTACTACACCCGCCTCATCCGCACCGAGCGCCACACGCCGCTGGTGCCCCCCTCCAACTACACGCTCGCCTCCGTCCCCGTCCGCGTCCTCACCATCTCCGTCTCCGAGGCCGACGTCCCGCTCGGCCCGGACGTCGACGAGTCCTACACGCTCTCCGTCCCCGCCGACTCCGCCTCCGCCGACATCTCCGCGGCCACGCCCTGGGGCGCCATCCGCGGCCTCGAGACCTTCTCCCAGCTCGCCTGGGCCGGCGGCGGCGAAGCCGCGGGCGGCCAGTCCATTGTGCCCAGCGGCATCGAGATCTCCGACCGCCCCCACTTCACCCACCGCGGCATCCTTCTCGACACCGCCCGCAACTTCTACCCGGTTCGCGACATCCTCCACACCATCCGCGCCATGGCGTTCAACAAGCTCAACGTCTTCCACTGGCACATCACTGACGCGCAGTCCTTCCCCatcgtcctccccaccgtcccCAGCCTCGCCAACCTCGGCTCCTACTCCCCCGCCATGCGGTACACCGACAAGGACGTCCGCCGCATTGTCAGCTACGCCGCCGCCTTCGGCGTCCGCGTCATCCCCGAGATCGACATGCCTG GGCACACGGGTTCGTGGGCGGGAGCGTACCCGGAGATCGTCACCTGCGCGAACAAGTTCTGGGCGCCCACGGCGCAGCCGGCGCTGGCGGCGGAGCCCTGCACGGGGCAGCTGAACCCGCTGAACCCCAAGGCGTACAGCGTGGCGCAGGACGTGCTGCGGGACCTGTCGTCCCTGTTCCCGGACCCCTACCTCCACGGCGGCGCCGACGAGGTGAACACGGCGTGCTGGGAGGACGACCCCGTGGTGCGCCGCTTCCTCAGCGAGGGCGGCACGCACGACCACCTCCTGGAGCTGTTCGTCAACGCCACGCGGCCGTTCATGGTGCACGAGCTCAACCGCACGGTGGTGTACTGGGAGGACGTCCTGGTCGGGCCCAAGGTCATGGTGGGGCCGACCGTGCTGCCCAAGGAGACCACCGTGCTGCAGACGTGGAACAACGGCGCCGAGAACACCAAGCGGATCGTCGCCGCCGGGTACCGCGCCATCGTGTCCTCGGCGGCGTACTACTACCTGGACTGCGGCCACGGCGGGTGGGTCGGCAACGACAGCCGGTACGACAAGCAGGAGAAGGAGACCGAGGGCGCGCCGCTCTTCAACGACCCCGGCGGCACGGGCGGGTCCTGGTGCGCGCCGTTCAAGACGTGGCAGCGCGTGTACGACTACGACATCCTGCACGGGCTGACCGAGGAGGAGGCCACGCTGGTGCTGGGCGGCGAGGTGGCGCTGTGGTCGGAGCAGTCGGACGCCGCGGTGCTGGACGGCAGGTTGTGGCCGAGGGCCGCCGCCGCGGCCGAGACGCTCTGGTCCGGGAACAAGGGCGCCAGCGGGAGGAAGCGGTATGCCAATGCTACCGACCGGCTCAACGACTGGAGGTACCGGATGGTGGCGCGCGGCATCCGCGCCGAGCCGCTCCAGCCGCTCTGGTGCCCGCTGCACCCTGGCATGTGCAACCTCTCGCAGTAG